From one Enterococcus sp. DIV2402 genomic stretch:
- a CDS encoding energy-coupling factor ABC transporter ATP-binding protein encodes MDIHFEKVNFTYQPKSPFEQRVLFDIDLDIKEGSYTALVGHTGSGKSTLLQHLNALLKPTSGKVWIGDREITPETNNKNLKPIRKKVGIVFQFPEAQLFEETVEKDIAFGPKNFGVSEEEAKILAKENLKLVGLDESYLERSPFDLSGGQMRRVAIAGVLAMEPEVLVLDEPTAGLDPQGRKEMMEMFERLHQEKNITIILVTHLMDDVANFADYVYVLEKGKIVKRGTPEEVFQDVAWLQEKQLGVPTAAEFAQRLIAKGITFETLPLTAEALADALLAQGGLAHDE; translated from the coding sequence TTGATTTAGATATTAAAGAAGGTTCTTATACTGCACTAGTGGGCCATACAGGTAGTGGAAAGTCGACCTTATTGCAGCATTTGAATGCATTGTTGAAACCCACTTCAGGAAAAGTATGGATTGGTGATCGTGAAATTACCCCTGAAACAAACAATAAAAATTTAAAACCTATTCGTAAAAAAGTAGGCATTGTTTTCCAATTTCCCGAAGCGCAACTTTTTGAAGAAACGGTTGAAAAAGATATTGCTTTTGGTCCAAAGAATTTTGGTGTTTCAGAAGAAGAAGCGAAAATTTTAGCGAAAGAAAATCTAAAATTAGTTGGTTTGGACGAAAGTTATTTGGAGCGTTCACCTTTTGATTTGTCTGGCGGACAAATGCGTCGAGTAGCGATTGCTGGCGTTTTAGCAATGGAACCAGAAGTATTGGTCCTAGATGAACCAACGGCGGGATTAGATCCTCAAGGACGTAAAGAAATGATGGAAATGTTTGAACGTTTGCATCAAGAAAAAAATATTACCATTATCTTAGTAACGCATTTAATGGATGATGTTGCTAATTTTGCAGATTATGTATATGTTTTAGAAAAAGGTAAAATCGTGAAACGTGGAACGCCTGAAGAAGTTTTTCAAGATGTTGCTTGGTTACAAGAAAAACAATTAGGTGTCCCAACTGCCGCTGAATTCGCGCAACGTTTAATTGCGAAAGGCATCACCTTTGAAACATTACCACTAACAGCAGAAGCCTTAGCAGATGCTCTTTTAGCGCAAGGAGGACTTGCTCATGATGAATAA
- a CDS encoding energy-coupling factor transporter transmembrane component T family protein: MMNKLILGRYIPGDSLIHRLDPRTKLLMSFYFIGIIFFANNWQSYLFLSVFTLFCVFLSKVDFGFFLRGVRPLLWLILFTVALQMFFTSGGQIYWQWGIFRLTEYGVQNGIFIFCRFVLIIFMSTLLTLTTPPLELSDAIEYILRPLKAIKFPVHEISLMLSIALRFVPTLMDETEKIMNAQRARGVDFGEGNLVQKMKAVVPLLIPLFVSSFNRADDLATAMEARGYQGGEGRSKYRVLHWHTRDTITVIVYVFVTVGLIYLRN, from the coding sequence ATGATGAATAAACTGATTTTAGGTCGTTATATTCCAGGGGATTCATTAATTCATCGTTTAGATCCACGAACTAAATTATTAATGAGTTTTTATTTTATTGGAATTATCTTCTTTGCAAATAATTGGCAAAGTTATCTGTTTTTATCGGTATTTACTTTGTTTTGTGTCTTTTTATCAAAAGTTGATTTTGGTTTCTTTTTACGTGGTGTGCGACCACTTTTATGGTTGATTCTGTTTACAGTCGCCCTGCAAATGTTTTTTACAAGTGGCGGACAGATTTACTGGCAATGGGGAATTTTTCGTTTGACGGAATACGGCGTTCAAAATGGGATTTTCATTTTTTGCCGTTTCGTCTTAATTATTTTTATGTCCACGCTCTTAACTTTAACGACACCACCTTTAGAACTATCGGATGCAATAGAATATATCTTGCGACCATTAAAAGCTATTAAGTTTCCTGTTCATGAAATTTCGTTAATGCTGTCCATTGCTTTACGCTTTGTACCAACTTTAATGGATGAGACAGAAAAAATCATGAATGCGCAACGTGCGCGAGGCGTTGATTTTGGTGAAGGGAATTTAGTTCAAAAAATGAAAGCTGTGGTACCATTGTTGATTCCGTTGTTTGTAAGTAGTTTTAATCGAGCGGACGACTTAGCGACAGCCATGGAAGCACGTGGTTACCAAGGTGGCGAAGGTCGCAGTAAATATCGTGTGTTGCATTGGCATACTCGAGATACCATCACAGTAATTGTTTATGTGTTTGTTACTGTGGGATTGATTTATTTAAGAAACTAA